In Vespula vulgaris chromosome 19, iyVesVulg1.1, whole genome shotgun sequence, a single genomic region encodes these proteins:
- the LOC127070897 gene encoding formin-like protein isoform X5, which produces MGYYMRSGKGTSERSPVALLGKITYILGSKSVTKPSIVSFPHILPEKKNGRGVYIDPSTSGFGNLLAHKSYRECFRWVREFLDEENQGLDALIDYLSFRLLMMRHEQRLLESHASSEEKLQTIETGGSSHLNNGCLRPSLHELKDSPSVKRRSRHVARLNMGEAKDDIHVCILCMRAIMNNKYGFNMVIQHREAINCIALSLMHKSLRTKALVLELLAAICLVKGGHEIILSAFDNFKEVCMERRRFTTLMTYFTQYDSFHIEFMVACMQFVNIVVHSVEDMNFRVHLQYEFTKLGLDEYLEKLRHTESEDLQVQISAYLDNVFDVAALMEDSETKTAALEKVAELEDELGHAHDRMTELERESLAKLAELETELGALKIEYTDVSEARRIAEEELTALKRQKQDSARRQSVLENKIIELETLTGTLTKSSSANMRNGNAISPLNNPDIFGSENTMSSELNTEQLSTSDQVHNSTPAPPPPPPPPCPPPPPMAPLSPGDHKIPPPAPIPPPPAGMMQAPDGAMTIKRKVQTKYKLPTLNWIALKPNQVRGTIFNELDDDRLHNYIDFSDFEERFKIGMSGHVANGNSELDGLQSFPSKRFKKPENVSLLEHTRLRNIAISRRKMEMPVEKVIMAVNALDLKVLSLENVELLQRMVPTDQEIKAYREYIIEKKNINLLTEEDKFLMQLGKVERISTKLSIMNYIGNFFDNLHLITPQIHAVISASSTVKSSKKLRAVLEIILAFGNYLNSSKRGPAYGFKLQSLDTLLDTKSTDKRMCLLHYIVATIRIKFPELINFDSELMYIDKAATVSLENIITDVHELEKGMDLVRKEFELRGKEKHNTVLRDFLNNSEEKLRRLKSDARAAGEAFRECVEYFGESPRQADANTFFSLLVRFARSFKAADQENEQRRRLEAAAAEALNTSEQVIKRNKLNQKKQQDAVINELKNKTRLVQEKKLLQQDEVYNGALEDILLGLRSEPYRRADAVRRSQRRRIDNHRLSRTAEELEL; this is translated from the exons atgggaTATTATATGCGATCAG GAAAGGGTACAAGCGAAAGATCCCCCGTCGCACTACTTGGCAAAATTACGTACATACTTGGATCCAAAAGCGTCACGAAGCCATCGA TCGTATCGTTTCCTCACATTCTtccagaaaagaaaaatggtcgGGGAGTCTACATCGACCCAAGTACTTCGGGATTTGGAAATCTCCTTGCGCACAAATCATATaga GAATGTTTCAGATGGGTAAGGGAATTCCTGGACGAGGAGAATCAAGGACTGGATGCGCTGATAGATTACCTTAGCTTCAGATTACTCATGATGCGACACGAACAACGTCTTTTGGAATCTCACGCTAGTTctgaagaaaaattacaaacga tCGAAACAGGTGGTTCTTCGCACTTGAATAATGGATGTTTAAGACCATCTCTTCACGAACTTAAAGACAGTCCCAGTGTAAAACGCAGATCCAGACATGTGGCTCGTTTGAATATGGGCGAAGCAAAGGACGATATCCATGTTTGCATACTTTGTATGCGTGccattatgaataataag TACGGGTTCAATATGGTTATACAACACAGAGAAGCAATTAATTGTATTGCACTTAGTTTAATGCACAAAAGTTTAag gACGAAAGCTTTAGTTTTGGAACTTCTTGCGGCAATTTGTTTAGTAAAAGGCGgacatgaaattattttatcggcGTTCGATAATTTCAAAGAAGTGTGTATGGAAAGGCGAAGATTTACTACGCTCATGACTTATTTTACGCAATACGATAGTTTCCATATAGAATTTATGGTTGCCTGCATGCAGTTCGTGAATATCGTTGTTCATTCTGTGGAAGACATGAATTTTCGAGTACATCTGCAATATGAATTTACAAAGTTAGGCCTCGATGAATATTTAGAGAAACTTAGACATACGGAAAGCGAAGATTTGCAa GTTCAAATCTCTGCTTACTTAGACAATGTATTCGATGTTGCTGCTTTAATGGAAGATAGCGAAACGAAGACTGCCGCATTAGAAAAAGTAGCTGAATTAGAAGATGAACTTGGTCAT gCACACGATAGAATGACCGAGTTAGAACGAGAATCTTTAGCGAAATTAGCTGAATTAGAGACTGAATTAGGTGCATTGAAGATAGAATACACAGATGTTTCGGAAGCGCGTAGAATAGCAGAGGAGGAACTCACAGCGCTCAAACGACAAAAACAAGACTCTGCGCGTAGGCAAAGCGTTTTGGAGAATAAGATAATCGAATTGGAGACCCTTACAGGAACTCTTACGAAGAGTTCGTCGG ctAATATGCGAAATGGAAACGCTATAAGTCCTTTGAACAATCCTGATATTTTCGGCTCTGAGAATACTATGTCATCTGAACTAAATACAGAACAACTGTCAACGTCAGATCAAGTTCATAATTCTACGCCAgctccacctccaccacctccaccaccatgtccaccaccaccacctatGGCACCTCTTTCACCGGGCGATCACAAGATACCACCACCTGCACCtataccaccaccaccagctgGCATGATGCAAGCACCTGATGGAGCAATgacaattaaaagaaaa GTACAAACAAAGTACAAATTGCCTACCCTTAATTGGATCGCATTAAAACCGAATCAAGTACGAGGCACTATCTTCAATGAATTAGATGACGATCGATTGCATAATTACATAGATTTTTCTGATTTTGAAGAAAGATTCAAGATCGGTATGAGTGGTCACGTAGCTAATGGCAATAGTGAACTGGATGGCCTGCAAAGCTTTCCTAGTAAAAGATTTAAGAAGCCTGAAAATGTGTCTCTTTTGGAACATACGAGATTACGAAATATTG cAATATCACGTAGAAAGATGGAGATGCCAGTGGAAAAAGTGATAATGGCCGTAAATGCTCTTGATTTGAAGGTGCTTTCGCTTGAAAATGTAGAATTATTACAGCGTATGGTTCCAACTGATCAGGAG ATAAAAGCTTATCGTgaatatattatcgaaaagaaaaatataaatctcttAACCGAAGAGGATAAGTTTTTGATGCAATTaggaaaagtagaaagaataTCGACTAAGCTTTCAATTATGAATTACATAGGAAacttttttgataatttacaTCTGATTACGCCACAAATACATGCTGTGATATCTGCATCAAGTACTGTGAAAAGTTCTAAGAAATTAAGAGCAGTTTTAGAAATCATTCTTGCTTTTGGAAACTATTTAAATAGTAGCAAACGTGGACCTGCTTACGGATTTAAATTACAAAGTTTAGATACGTTATTAGACACAAAGTCTACAGATAAAAGGATGTGCcttttacattatatagtAGCAACAATACGAATTAAATTCCCGGAACTCATTAATTTCGATTCCGAACTCATGTATATTGATAAAGCTGCAACAG tttctcttgaaaatataataaccgATGTTCATGAATTGGAAAAGGGTATGGATCTTGtaagaaaagaattcgaaCTTCGtggtaaagaaaaacataatacCGTTCTACGcgactttttaaataattccgAAGAGAAATTACGTCGACTCAAATCAGATGCTCGTGCTGCGGGTGAAGCATTTCGAGAATGCGTTGAATATTTTGGAGAGAGTCCCAGACAAGCAGATGCGAATACCTTCTTCTCGCTTCTTGTTAGATTCGCAAGATCTTTTAAG GCAGCGGACCAAGAAAATGAACAACGTCGTAGATTAGAAGCTGCTGCTGCGGAAGCTTTAAATACGTCTGAGCAagtaattaaacgaaataaattgaacCAGAAGAAGCAACAG GATGCTGTCATAAATGAACTcaagaataaaacaagacTGGTTCAAGAGAAGAAACTTCTACAGCAAGACGAAGTGTATAATGGTGCTCTAGAGGATATACTTCTTGGTCTTAGATCGGAACCATATCGTAGAGCAGATGCTGTGAGACGTAGTCAACGCCGGCGAATTGATAACCACAGACTTTCTCGCACTGCCGAAGAACTTGAACTTTAA
- the LOC127070897 gene encoding formin-like protein isoform X4: MYIRFFECDIYKVETMGSVQSRTNENDAGVREVFHGAIKDGSSQHSYQPTSHGIGALAGLHAKSGSVRGAPRQPMPDAVELERRFTKVLASMDLPPDKAKLLKQYDNEKKWDIICDQERVQAKDPPSHYLAKLRTYLDPKASRSHRSYRFLTFFQKRKMVGESTSTQVLRDLEISLRTNHIEWVREFLDEENQGLDALIDYLSFRLLMMRHEQRLLESHASSEEKLQTIETGGSSHLNNGCLRPSLHELKDSPSVKRRSRHVARLNMGEAKDDIHVCILCMRAIMNNKYGFNMVIQHREAINCIALSLMHKSLRTKALVLELLAAICLVKGGHEIILSAFDNFKEVCMERRRFTTLMTYFTQYDSFHIEFMVACMQFVNIVVHSVEDMNFRVHLQYEFTKLGLDEYLEKLRHTESEDLQVQISAYLDNVFDVAALMEDSETKTAALEKVAELEDELGHAHDRMTELERESLAKLAELETELGALKIEYTDVSEARRIAEEELTALKRQKQDSARRQSVLENKIIELETLTGTLTKSSSANMRNGNAISPLNNPDIFGSENTMSSELNTEQLSTSDQVHNSTPAPPPPPPPPCPPPPPMAPLSPGDHKIPPPAPIPPPPAGMMQAPDGAMTIKRKVQTKYKLPTLNWIALKPNQVRGTIFNELDDDRLHNYIDFSDFEERFKIGMSGHVANGNSELDGLQSFPSKRFKKPENVSLLEHTRLRNIAISRRKMEMPVEKVIMAVNALDLKVLSLENVELLQRMVPTDQEIKAYREYIIEKKNINLLTEEDKFLMQLGKVERISTKLSIMNYIGNFFDNLHLITPQIHAVISASSTVKSSKKLRAVLEIILAFGNYLNSSKRGPAYGFKLQSLDTLLDTKSTDKRMCLLHYIVATIRIKFPELINFDSELMYIDKAATVSLENIITDVHELEKGMDLVRKEFELRGKEKHNTVLRDFLNNSEEKLRRLKSDARAAGEAFRECVEYFGESPRQADANTFFSLLVRFARSFKAADQENEQRRRLEAAAAEALNTSEQVIKRNKLNQKKQQSPKFCCNSNKTLLHRHLNELRRRSEHNNTETIHNVMLS; the protein is encoded by the exons atgtatattcgtttcttcgagTGTGACATATACAAAGTCGAAACAATGGGTAGCGTGCAAAGTCGTACCAACGAAAACGACGCCGGTGTACGGGAAGTATTTCATGGGGCTATCAAAGACGGATCTTCTCAGCATTCTTATCAGCCAACGAGTCATGGTATCGGAGCTTTGGCCGGATTACATGCGAAAAGTGGCAGCGTCCGTGGTGCACCAAGACAACCGATGCCGGATGCCGTAGAACTTGAAAGGCGCTTTACTAAAGTCTTG GCTTCTATGGATTTACCACCGGATAAGGCGAAACTTTTGAAACAGTacgataacgaaaaaaaatgggaTATTATATGCGATCAG GAAAGGGTACAAGCGAAAGATCCCCCGTCGCACTACTTGGCAAAATTACGTACATACTTGGATCCAAAAGCGTCACGAAGCCATCGA TCGTATCGTTTCCTCACATTCTtccagaaaagaaaaatggtcgGGGAGTCTACATCGACCCAAGTACTTCGGGATTTGGAAATCTCCTTGCGCACAAATCATATaga ATGGGTAAGGGAATTCCTGGACGAGGAGAATCAAGGACTGGATGCGCTGATAGATTACCTTAGCTTCAGATTACTCATGATGCGACACGAACAACGTCTTTTGGAATCTCACGCTAGTTctgaagaaaaattacaaacga tCGAAACAGGTGGTTCTTCGCACTTGAATAATGGATGTTTAAGACCATCTCTTCACGAACTTAAAGACAGTCCCAGTGTAAAACGCAGATCCAGACATGTGGCTCGTTTGAATATGGGCGAAGCAAAGGACGATATCCATGTTTGCATACTTTGTATGCGTGccattatgaataataag TACGGGTTCAATATGGTTATACAACACAGAGAAGCAATTAATTGTATTGCACTTAGTTTAATGCACAAAAGTTTAag gACGAAAGCTTTAGTTTTGGAACTTCTTGCGGCAATTTGTTTAGTAAAAGGCGgacatgaaattattttatcggcGTTCGATAATTTCAAAGAAGTGTGTATGGAAAGGCGAAGATTTACTACGCTCATGACTTATTTTACGCAATACGATAGTTTCCATATAGAATTTATGGTTGCCTGCATGCAGTTCGTGAATATCGTTGTTCATTCTGTGGAAGACATGAATTTTCGAGTACATCTGCAATATGAATTTACAAAGTTAGGCCTCGATGAATATTTAGAGAAACTTAGACATACGGAAAGCGAAGATTTGCAa GTTCAAATCTCTGCTTACTTAGACAATGTATTCGATGTTGCTGCTTTAATGGAAGATAGCGAAACGAAGACTGCCGCATTAGAAAAAGTAGCTGAATTAGAAGATGAACTTGGTCAT gCACACGATAGAATGACCGAGTTAGAACGAGAATCTTTAGCGAAATTAGCTGAATTAGAGACTGAATTAGGTGCATTGAAGATAGAATACACAGATGTTTCGGAAGCGCGTAGAATAGCAGAGGAGGAACTCACAGCGCTCAAACGACAAAAACAAGACTCTGCGCGTAGGCAAAGCGTTTTGGAGAATAAGATAATCGAATTGGAGACCCTTACAGGAACTCTTACGAAGAGTTCGTCGG ctAATATGCGAAATGGAAACGCTATAAGTCCTTTGAACAATCCTGATATTTTCGGCTCTGAGAATACTATGTCATCTGAACTAAATACAGAACAACTGTCAACGTCAGATCAAGTTCATAATTCTACGCCAgctccacctccaccacctccaccaccatgtccaccaccaccacctatGGCACCTCTTTCACCGGGCGATCACAAGATACCACCACCTGCACCtataccaccaccaccagctgGCATGATGCAAGCACCTGATGGAGCAATgacaattaaaagaaaa GTACAAACAAAGTACAAATTGCCTACCCTTAATTGGATCGCATTAAAACCGAATCAAGTACGAGGCACTATCTTCAATGAATTAGATGACGATCGATTGCATAATTACATAGATTTTTCTGATTTTGAAGAAAGATTCAAGATCGGTATGAGTGGTCACGTAGCTAATGGCAATAGTGAACTGGATGGCCTGCAAAGCTTTCCTAGTAAAAGATTTAAGAAGCCTGAAAATGTGTCTCTTTTGGAACATACGAGATTACGAAATATTG cAATATCACGTAGAAAGATGGAGATGCCAGTGGAAAAAGTGATAATGGCCGTAAATGCTCTTGATTTGAAGGTGCTTTCGCTTGAAAATGTAGAATTATTACAGCGTATGGTTCCAACTGATCAGGAG ATAAAAGCTTATCGTgaatatattatcgaaaagaaaaatataaatctcttAACCGAAGAGGATAAGTTTTTGATGCAATTaggaaaagtagaaagaataTCGACTAAGCTTTCAATTATGAATTACATAGGAAacttttttgataatttacaTCTGATTACGCCACAAATACATGCTGTGATATCTGCATCAAGTACTGTGAAAAGTTCTAAGAAATTAAGAGCAGTTTTAGAAATCATTCTTGCTTTTGGAAACTATTTAAATAGTAGCAAACGTGGACCTGCTTACGGATTTAAATTACAAAGTTTAGATACGTTATTAGACACAAAGTCTACAGATAAAAGGATGTGCcttttacattatatagtAGCAACAATACGAATTAAATTCCCGGAACTCATTAATTTCGATTCCGAACTCATGTATATTGATAAAGCTGCAACAG tttctcttgaaaatataataaccgATGTTCATGAATTGGAAAAGGGTATGGATCTTGtaagaaaagaattcgaaCTTCGtggtaaagaaaaacataatacCGTTCTACGcgactttttaaataattccgAAGAGAAATTACGTCGACTCAAATCAGATGCTCGTGCTGCGGGTGAAGCATTTCGAGAATGCGTTGAATATTTTGGAGAGAGTCCCAGACAAGCAGATGCGAATACCTTCTTCTCGCTTCTTGTTAGATTCGCAAGATCTTTTAAG GCAGCGGACCAAGAAAATGAACAACGTCGTAGATTAGAAGCTGCTGCTGCGGAAGCTTTAAATACGTCTGAGCAagtaattaaacgaaataaattgaacCAGAAGAAGCAACAG TCACCGAAATTTTGCTGTAACTCGAACAAGACTCTGTTGCACCGGCATCTTAATGAACTCAGAAGGAGGTCAGAACATAACAATACAGAAACAATTCACAACGT GATGCTGTCATAA
- the LOC127070897 gene encoding formin-like protein isoform X3, with translation MYIRFFECDIYKVETMGSVQSRTNENDAGVREVFHGAIKDGSSQHSYQPTSHGIGALAGLHAKSGSVRGAPRQPMPDAVELERRFTKVLASMDLPPDKAKLLKQYDNEKKWDIICDQERVQAKDPPSHYLAKLRTYLDPKASRSHRSYRFLTFFQKRKMVGESTSTQVLRDLEISLRTNHIEWVREFLDEENQGLDALIDYLSFRLLMMRHEQRLLESHASSEEKLQTIETGGSSHLNNGCLRPSLHELKDSPSVKRRSRHVARLNMGEAKDDIHVCILCMRAIMNNKYGFNMVIQHREAINCIALSLMHKSLRTKALVLELLAAICLVKGGHEIILSAFDNFKEVCMERRRFTTLMTYFTQYDSFHIEFMVACMQFVNIVVHSVEDMNFRVHLQYEFTKLGLDEYLEKLRHTESEDLQVQISAYLDNVFDVAALMEDSETKTAALEKVAELEDELGHAHDRMTELERESLAKLAELETELGALKIEYTDVSEARRIAEEELTALKRQKQDSARRQSVLENKIIELETLTGTLTKSSSANMRNGNAISPLNNPDIFGSENTMSSELNTEQLSTSDQVHNSTPAPPPPPPPPCPPPPPMAPLSPGDHKIPPPAPIPPPPAGMMQAPDGAMTIKRKVQTKYKLPTLNWIALKPNQVRGTIFNELDDDRLHNYIDFSDFEERFKIGMSGHVANGNSELDGLQSFPSKRFKKPENVSLLEHTRLRNIAISRRKMEMPVEKVIMAVNALDLKVLSLENVELLQRMVPTDQEIKAYREYIIEKKNINLLTEEDKFLMQLGKVERISTKLSIMNYIGNFFDNLHLITPQIHAVISASSTVKSSKKLRAVLEIILAFGNYLNSSKRGPAYGFKLQSLDTLLDTKSTDKRMCLLHYIVATIRIKFPELINFDSELMYIDKAATVSLENIITDVHELEKGMDLVRKEFELRGKEKHNTVLRDFLNNSEEKLRRLKSDARAAGEAFRECVEYFGESPRQADANTFFSLLVRFARSFKAADQENEQRRRLEAAAAEALNTSEQVIKRNKLNQKKQQGTLYDYDIFTLKKNVFLTYVKNGNVFLTSFSFQHKWTYH, from the exons atgtatattcgtttcttcgagTGTGACATATACAAAGTCGAAACAATGGGTAGCGTGCAAAGTCGTACCAACGAAAACGACGCCGGTGTACGGGAAGTATTTCATGGGGCTATCAAAGACGGATCTTCTCAGCATTCTTATCAGCCAACGAGTCATGGTATCGGAGCTTTGGCCGGATTACATGCGAAAAGTGGCAGCGTCCGTGGTGCACCAAGACAACCGATGCCGGATGCCGTAGAACTTGAAAGGCGCTTTACTAAAGTCTTG GCTTCTATGGATTTACCACCGGATAAGGCGAAACTTTTGAAACAGTacgataacgaaaaaaaatgggaTATTATATGCGATCAG GAAAGGGTACAAGCGAAAGATCCCCCGTCGCACTACTTGGCAAAATTACGTACATACTTGGATCCAAAAGCGTCACGAAGCCATCGA TCGTATCGTTTCCTCACATTCTtccagaaaagaaaaatggtcgGGGAGTCTACATCGACCCAAGTACTTCGGGATTTGGAAATCTCCTTGCGCACAAATCATATaga ATGGGTAAGGGAATTCCTGGACGAGGAGAATCAAGGACTGGATGCGCTGATAGATTACCTTAGCTTCAGATTACTCATGATGCGACACGAACAACGTCTTTTGGAATCTCACGCTAGTTctgaagaaaaattacaaacga tCGAAACAGGTGGTTCTTCGCACTTGAATAATGGATGTTTAAGACCATCTCTTCACGAACTTAAAGACAGTCCCAGTGTAAAACGCAGATCCAGACATGTGGCTCGTTTGAATATGGGCGAAGCAAAGGACGATATCCATGTTTGCATACTTTGTATGCGTGccattatgaataataag TACGGGTTCAATATGGTTATACAACACAGAGAAGCAATTAATTGTATTGCACTTAGTTTAATGCACAAAAGTTTAag gACGAAAGCTTTAGTTTTGGAACTTCTTGCGGCAATTTGTTTAGTAAAAGGCGgacatgaaattattttatcggcGTTCGATAATTTCAAAGAAGTGTGTATGGAAAGGCGAAGATTTACTACGCTCATGACTTATTTTACGCAATACGATAGTTTCCATATAGAATTTATGGTTGCCTGCATGCAGTTCGTGAATATCGTTGTTCATTCTGTGGAAGACATGAATTTTCGAGTACATCTGCAATATGAATTTACAAAGTTAGGCCTCGATGAATATTTAGAGAAACTTAGACATACGGAAAGCGAAGATTTGCAa GTTCAAATCTCTGCTTACTTAGACAATGTATTCGATGTTGCTGCTTTAATGGAAGATAGCGAAACGAAGACTGCCGCATTAGAAAAAGTAGCTGAATTAGAAGATGAACTTGGTCAT gCACACGATAGAATGACCGAGTTAGAACGAGAATCTTTAGCGAAATTAGCTGAATTAGAGACTGAATTAGGTGCATTGAAGATAGAATACACAGATGTTTCGGAAGCGCGTAGAATAGCAGAGGAGGAACTCACAGCGCTCAAACGACAAAAACAAGACTCTGCGCGTAGGCAAAGCGTTTTGGAGAATAAGATAATCGAATTGGAGACCCTTACAGGAACTCTTACGAAGAGTTCGTCGG ctAATATGCGAAATGGAAACGCTATAAGTCCTTTGAACAATCCTGATATTTTCGGCTCTGAGAATACTATGTCATCTGAACTAAATACAGAACAACTGTCAACGTCAGATCAAGTTCATAATTCTACGCCAgctccacctccaccacctccaccaccatgtccaccaccaccacctatGGCACCTCTTTCACCGGGCGATCACAAGATACCACCACCTGCACCtataccaccaccaccagctgGCATGATGCAAGCACCTGATGGAGCAATgacaattaaaagaaaa GTACAAACAAAGTACAAATTGCCTACCCTTAATTGGATCGCATTAAAACCGAATCAAGTACGAGGCACTATCTTCAATGAATTAGATGACGATCGATTGCATAATTACATAGATTTTTCTGATTTTGAAGAAAGATTCAAGATCGGTATGAGTGGTCACGTAGCTAATGGCAATAGTGAACTGGATGGCCTGCAAAGCTTTCCTAGTAAAAGATTTAAGAAGCCTGAAAATGTGTCTCTTTTGGAACATACGAGATTACGAAATATTG cAATATCACGTAGAAAGATGGAGATGCCAGTGGAAAAAGTGATAATGGCCGTAAATGCTCTTGATTTGAAGGTGCTTTCGCTTGAAAATGTAGAATTATTACAGCGTATGGTTCCAACTGATCAGGAG ATAAAAGCTTATCGTgaatatattatcgaaaagaaaaatataaatctcttAACCGAAGAGGATAAGTTTTTGATGCAATTaggaaaagtagaaagaataTCGACTAAGCTTTCAATTATGAATTACATAGGAAacttttttgataatttacaTCTGATTACGCCACAAATACATGCTGTGATATCTGCATCAAGTACTGTGAAAAGTTCTAAGAAATTAAGAGCAGTTTTAGAAATCATTCTTGCTTTTGGAAACTATTTAAATAGTAGCAAACGTGGACCTGCTTACGGATTTAAATTACAAAGTTTAGATACGTTATTAGACACAAAGTCTACAGATAAAAGGATGTGCcttttacattatatagtAGCAACAATACGAATTAAATTCCCGGAACTCATTAATTTCGATTCCGAACTCATGTATATTGATAAAGCTGCAACAG tttctcttgaaaatataataaccgATGTTCATGAATTGGAAAAGGGTATGGATCTTGtaagaaaagaattcgaaCTTCGtggtaaagaaaaacataatacCGTTCTACGcgactttttaaataattccgAAGAGAAATTACGTCGACTCAAATCAGATGCTCGTGCTGCGGGTGAAGCATTTCGAGAATGCGTTGAATATTTTGGAGAGAGTCCCAGACAAGCAGATGCGAATACCTTCTTCTCGCTTCTTGTTAGATTCGCAAGATCTTTTAAG GCAGCGGACCAAGAAAATGAACAACGTCGTAGATTAGAAGCTGCTGCTGCGGAAGCTTTAAATACGTCTGAGCAagtaattaaacgaaataaattgaacCAGAAGAAGCAACAG GGCACGCTTTATGATTATGACATAttcactttaaaaaaaaatgtattcttaACATATGTTAAGAATGGGAATGTATTCTTAACTTCCTTTTCATTCCAACACAAGTGGACCTATCATTGA